The segment AAGGAGCGGTCGAATACGACGCCCATGAGGTTTTTCATCGCGGCGGTCATCTGGGTCGCGGAATGGTGCTTCAGTACGGGGACGTTGATAAACACGTCGGCCTCGAGCATCAGTTCGTGCACCTTGGCGTTGATGAGCTTCTTCCCGGCAGGGATAGTGACTTTTTCATAGACATTCGGACTGCTCGCGGGCACGACCTGCGCCCCGGCTCCCTTTGCGGCATCTTCGATACCGCTATTTTTGTAGCATGCCTGCCAGCTGCTGACGGTGTGGTCGAAGACAAATACCTTCGACGCGCCGGCGTTAAAACAGTGCTCGATGATACGTTTGACGAGGATAGGGTTGGTGTTCGCGGCCATATCGGGGACTTTATCCCACCCGATATTGGGCTTCACGAGGACGGTCTGGCCTTTCTTGATGAACGCGCCCATACCGCCAAGCGCCTTGATGCCCTTATCGAACATGGCGTCGGGCTCGCCTCCCTTCACGGCGACCAGATCGGGGACTTTCCCTTTCTTGTCGCCTGCGAACAGATTGACTACCCCTCCGCCGAGCACGGTCAATCCGGCGGATGCCCCGATAGCGAGACTTCTTTTAATAAATTCACGCCGATCCATAAGCGCCTCCCTGATGCTCTATTTTAGCAGGGAAATAGAATTATTTCAATGAGAAAGCTGAAATTTTCGAATAATTTTGAGTTTTTAGCTATGATTCGCTATAATTATCAATTAACGTTACAATCATCTAAAGAGGCTCGCATGA is part of the Brevinematales bacterium genome and harbors:
- a CDS encoding DUF362 domain-containing protein, with translation MDRREFIKRSLAIGASAGLTVLGGGVVNLFAGDKKGKVPDLVAVKGGEPDAMFDKGIKALGGMGAFIKKGQTVLVKPNIGWDKVPDMAANTNPILVKRIIEHCFNAGASKVFVFDHTVSSWQACYKNSGIEDAAKGAGAQVVPASSPNVYEKVTIPAGKKLINAKVHELMLEADVFINVPVLKHHSATQMTAAMKNLMGVVFDRSFFHNNDLHQCIADIAKFRKPALNVLDAYRVLTGHGPQSQNPADVSVKKMQLLSPDIVAIDVAAAAILEMKTQYIKYIEYAARDNLGVMELDKLNIERISL